The stretch of DNA GTAGATATGACGAAGGCATCAAAAAATCTGAATACTGGGATCCAACTTATGAAGATGCCATGAACCTCATCGCCCGATTACCTCGGGTAGCAGCCTACATCTATCGCCGAACTTATCATAATGGGGATCATATTTCGCCTGATTTCTCTTTAGATTGGGCAGGTAATTACGCACATATGCTAGGAATTCCGGAAGAGGACTTCAAAAGCTTAATGCGCCTTTACCTAACGATACACGCAGATCACGAGGGAGGTAATGCCTCCGCTCATACTACGCATTTGGTAGGGTCAACTTTAAGTGACGTTTATCTGTCGTTTAGTGCCGGGATGAATGCGCTTGCCGGACCACTTCACGGCTTAGCCAATCAAGAGGTGATTAGGTTTATCTTTAAAATGCTAGATGCCTTAGGGACAACAAAACCTACCAATAGTCAAATTGCCGATTATGTAAAAAGCACCTTGGCAGCCGGACAAGTAATTCCTGGTTATGGCCATGCCGTATTGCGTACCCCTGATCCACGATTCCTTGCACAAAAAGAATTTGCAGAAGATTTTCTTCCTGATAGTGATATTGTACAGGTCGTTTGGAAACTTTTCGAAGTAGTGCCAGATATCTTAGAAGGGCTGGGAAAAGTTAAAAATCCTTGGCCAAATGTTGATGCACATTCTGGTGCCATTTTAGTCCATTACGGATTGAAAGAATACAGCTA from Saprospiraceae bacterium encodes:
- a CDS encoding citrate (Si)-synthase, eukaryotic, producing MDPLKQKFIEKANTLRNEVKALLKEHGNKKVDEVTLSQIIGGARSIKMMVWETSELDPIDGIRFRGYSIPDLQKLLPKGPGGKEPLPEGLFWLMLVGEIPTKEQVDWLTDQWRHRSNIPEHTFRVIDSLSPDTHPMTQFTIAIASLQTESCFARRYDEGIKKSEYWDPTYEDAMNLIARLPRVAAYIYRRTYHNGDHISPDFSLDWAGNYAHMLGIPEEDFKSLMRLYLTIHADHEGGNASAHTTHLVGSTLSDVYLSFSAGMNALAGPLHGLANQEVIRFIFKMLDALGTTKPTNSQIADYVKSTLAAGQVIPGYGHAVLRTPDPRFLAQKEFAEDFLPDSDIVQVVWKLFEVVPDILEGLGKVKNPWPNVDAHSGAILVHYGLKEYSYYTVLFGVSRALGVLSAQCWSRALGLPLERPKSITTDWIKEWLAKETSPA